The following are from one region of the Nicotiana tomentosiformis chromosome 7, ASM39032v3, whole genome shotgun sequence genome:
- the LOC138895206 gene encoding uncharacterized protein, translated as MDVQALANRFVRLDVSERSQVLACGVAQSLLLERIKACQFDDPHLLVLKDRVKPGGAKEVVIGDDGAMWFQGRISVPNVDGLRELILEEVHSSRYSIHLGVTKMHCDLK; from the coding sequence atggatgttcaggctttggccaatcggttcgtgagattagatgtttcggagcgtAGCCAGGTTCTTGCTTGTGGTGTGGCACAATCATTattgttggagcgtatcaaggcttgccagtttgatgatcctcacttgttggtattgaaggatcgggtgaagccgggtggtgctaaggaggttgtgattggagatgatggtgctaTGTGGTTTCAGGGCCGGATTTCTGTTCCAAATGTCGATGGGTTGagggagttgatccttgaggaggttCACAGTTCACGTTATTCCATTCACCTAGGTGTCACAAAAATGCACTGTGACTTGAAATAG
- the LOC138895207 gene encoding uncharacterized protein: MILASIAPPLAQPARGGGKAAWGGGRDIRGGGKLGRGRLGGGGQPGRGRMRGGGHIVGAQPCFYAFSTRLEEQSSDAIITRIVPDFHRDASVLFDPGFTYSYVLSYFASYLDMSCDSWSAPIYVSTPAGDSIVVDHVYRSCMVSIGGYETRIVMLAMPGLPRPEWIGSMSHVPSNVVSFMNAQRMVEKGFLAYLYYVRDVSEDTPTIESVLPGGS, translated from the exons ATGATTCTGGCATCAATTGCTCCACCGCtcgctcaaccagctagaggcggGGGCAAGGCAGCCTGGGGTGGTGGTCGggacattagaggtggaggcaaaCTAGGGAGAGGTCGTCTgggaggtggaggccagccagggaGAGGTCGTATGAGAGGTGGAGGTCATATTGTTGGGGCTCAACCCTGTTTCTATGCATTTTCAACTAGACTTGAGGAACAATCGTCTGATGCAATCATCACAAGAATTGTTCCAGatttccatagagatgcatcagttttatttgatccgggtttcacttattcgtatgtgttatcctattttgcttcatatttggatatgtcctGTGATTCTTGGAgtgctcctatttatgtgtctacgcctgctggggattctattgttgtagaccaTGTCTATCGCTCGTGCATGGTCTCTATCGGGGGTTATGAGACAAGG AttgtgatgttggctatgccgggattgCCAAGGCCAGAGTGGATAGGTTCAATGAGTCATGTTCCTAGTAACGTTGTGTCTTTTATGAATGCACAaaggatggttgagaaggggttctTGGCATACTTATattatgtgagggatgttagtgaggatactcctaccattgagtcagttctg CCAGGAGGATcgtga